Proteins encoded in a region of the Dasypus novemcinctus isolate mDasNov1 chromosome 24, mDasNov1.1.hap2, whole genome shotgun sequence genome:
- the AP5S1 gene encoding AP-5 complex subunit sigma-1: MVHAFLVHTLRAPHTEDTGFCRVLYSCVFGAEKSPEDPRPHGAERDRLLRKEQILAVARQAESMCRLQQQASGRPPANLMPASSDEPVPLHEAPLGAFRLAAGDPFQEPRTVVWLGALSLGFALVLDAHENLLLAEGTLRLLARLLLDHLRLRAPGAGLLLRADRVEGILARFLPHGQLLFLNDQFVQGLEKELSAAWPR; this comes from the exons ATGGTCCACGCCTTCCTCGTCCACACCCTGCGGGCCCCGCACACTGAGGACACGGGCTTCTGCCGCGTGCTCTACTCCTGCGTCTTTGGTGCTGAGAAGTCGCCGGAAGACCCGCGGCCACATGGAGCCGAGAGGGACAGGCTCCTCCGCAAGGAGCAGATCTTGGCGGTGGCCAG GCAGGCGGAGTCCATGTGCCGGCTGCAGCAGCAGGCGTCGGGGCGGCCCCCCGCAAACCTGATGCCCGCGTCCTCGGATGAGCCGGTGCCCCTGCACGAGGCCCCGCTCGGGGCCTTCCGCCTGGCGGCCGGGGACCCCTTCCAGGAGCCGCGGACGGTGGTGTGGCTGGGCGCGCTCTCCCTGGGCTTTGCGCTGGTGCTGGACGCCCACGAGAACCTGCTGCTGGCCGAGGGCACGCTCCGGCTGCTGGCCCGCCTCCTGCTTGACCACCTCCGGCTGCGGGCCCCCGGGGCCGGCCTCCTGCTGCGGGCCGACCGCGTCGAGGGCATTCTCGCCCGCTTCCTGCCCCACGGCCAGCTGCTCTTCCTCAACGACCAGTTCGtgcaagggctggagaaggaGCTCAGTGCCGCCTGGCCCCGCTGA